In Bacteroides coprosuis DSM 18011, the following are encoded in one genomic region:
- a CDS encoding hypothetical protein (KEGG: pdi:BDI_1197 hypothetical protein~SPTR: Putative uncharacterized protein;~IMG reference gene:2504107444), protein MKQKILSRVSTLLLVLWCAVYTCHAQQNTFAIGYDMGYAFRTKNATATLNLRYGITDALRIETYGKYSPSIEDYSMWGVGIDAHYLIPISRKAFFYPIAGLGYIQYKQDMNEWLEALIKIIEDITDQPIDMPNDKHKRLATQLGIGFEYRFSKHFSSHAACKYLIINDFNQFYLSAGIAYHFNLKIPV, encoded by the coding sequence ATGAAACAAAAGATTTTAAGTAGAGTATCTACTCTTCTATTGGTTTTGTGGTGTGCAGTATATACTTGCCATGCACAGCAAAACACCTTTGCCATAGGGTATGATATGGGTTATGCTTTTCGCACTAAAAATGCAACAGCTACCCTAAACTTACGCTATGGAATAACAGATGCTTTGCGTATAGAAACATACGGAAAATACTCTCCCTCAATAGAAGATTATTCCATGTGGGGCGTGGGTATTGATGCTCACTACTTGATACCAATAAGCAGGAAAGCCTTTTTCTACCCAATTGCAGGATTGGGCTATATACAATACAAGCAAGATATGAATGAATGGCTCGAAGCATTAATCAAGATCATTGAAGATATAACGGATCAACCCATTGATATGCCAAATGACAAACACAAAAGGTTGGCCACCCAGTTAGGAATAGGTTTTGAATATCGCTTCAGTAAACACTTCTCATCCCATGCAGCTTGCAAATATTTAATCATCAATGATTTTAATCAGTTTTATTTATCAGCAGGCATTGCTTATCATTTTAATCTTAAAATACCAGTATAA
- a CDS encoding LinF; lincosamide nucleotidyltransferase LinF (KEGG: dat:HRM2_p00720 LinF; lincosamide nucleotidyltransferase LinF~SPTR: Lincosamide nucleotidyltransferase;~IMG reference gene:2504107445~PFAM: Nucleotidyltransferase domain) — translation MLQLEMIDSLKSAALETEAVAAVFMYGSFTQNEADKYSDIEFYIFTNSDFDKRTWINDISPLQLFFTNEQGTEVAIFQNMVRGEFHFLPIEEVSLLKSWEGQITFSDIENMILVDKEGLLRETLESIEKLRPNRDTEANRNLVAHQLINNLLMTKNFLYRGESARAHHQMHAVQECFLKMIRLVEKSHREHWETPSRKLEQDIDREWYNRYLECTASLEEDSLIKGYRMCLKLATDLCYGLNIHNDTLDVLDQIKAN, via the coding sequence ATGCTACAATTAGAAATGATTGACAGCCTAAAGTCTGCAGCTCTAGAAACAGAGGCTGTAGCAGCTGTTTTTATGTATGGCTCATTCACTCAAAATGAAGCCGATAAATACTCAGACATTGAATTCTACATTTTCACCAATTCCGATTTTGACAAACGCACTTGGATTAATGATATATCTCCCCTACAACTCTTTTTTACCAATGAACAGGGTACAGAGGTAGCCATCTTCCAAAACATGGTACGTGGAGAATTTCACTTTTTGCCCATAGAAGAAGTATCTCTTCTAAAATCTTGGGAAGGACAAATTACCTTTTCAGATATTGAGAATATGATTTTGGTTGATAAAGAGGGTCTGCTCAGAGAAACCTTGGAAAGCATTGAGAAGCTTCGTCCCAATAGAGATACAGAAGCCAATCGCAACCTGGTAGCCCACCAGCTTATCAATAATCTTCTTATGACTAAAAATTTCTTATATCGTGGGGAATCTGCAAGAGCCCATCACCAAATGCATGCTGTACAAGAATGTTTTTTAAAGATGATTCGTTTAGTTGAAAAATCTCATAGAGAGCATTGGGAAACTCCGAGTAGAAAACTAGAACAAGACATTGATAGAGAGTGGTATAACAGATATTTAGAATGTACCGCCTCTCTTGAAGAAGATTCTCTCATTAAGGGCTATCGTATGTGCCTAAAACTAGCAACCGATCTATGTTATGGTTTAAATATTCACAACGATACACTAGATGTACTCGATCAGATTAAAGCAAATTAA
- a CDS encoding biotin/lipoyl attachment domain-containing protein (COGs: COG4770 Acetyl/propionyl-CoA carboxylase alpha subunit~InterPro IPR000089~KEGG: gfo:GFO_0974 biotin carboxyl carrier protein of acyl-CoA carboxylase~PFAM: Biotin/lipoyl attachment~SPTR: Biotin carboxyl carrier protein of acyl-CoA carboxylase;~IMG reference gene:2504107446~PFAM: Biotin-requiring enzyme) — translation MQNKKKELILLNKENDNEYKITNFGDGKIECGGQTYHCLFERTEDGISLMHVDDKCYHLEIVNFHQNEYEILMNGVTYSFSVETPFSYERKKILQSKSTESTFIKLKSPMPGKILEVMVKPGDIVKKGDTLIVLESMKMQNAILASTKAIIKKVMIKEGDNTSKDDLLIEMEKES, via the coding sequence ATGCAAAATAAAAAGAAAGAACTCATTCTTCTCAATAAAGAGAATGATAATGAATATAAGATAACCAATTTTGGTGATGGTAAAATAGAGTGTGGTGGGCAGACTTATCATTGTTTGTTTGAACGTACTGAAGATGGCATCAGCTTGATGCACGTAGACGATAAGTGTTACCACTTGGAAATCGTGAACTTTCACCAAAATGAATATGAAATATTGATGAATGGGGTAACCTACAGTTTTTCTGTTGAGACTCCTTTCTCATACGAACGAAAGAAGATTCTTCAATCTAAATCTACCGAGTCAACATTTATTAAATTAAAATCTCCCATGCCTGGTAAGATTCTCGAAGTCATGGTAAAACCTGGCGATATAGTCAAAAAAGGAGATACACTTATTGTACTCGAATCTATGAAGATGCAAAATGCTATTTTGGCTAGTACAAAGGCAATCATCAAAAAAGTGATGATAAAAGAGGGTGATAATACAAGTAAGGATGATTTATTGATTGAAATGGAAAAAGAGTCGTAA
- a CDS encoding Pyruvate carboxylase (COGs: COG4770 Acetyl/propionyl-CoA carboxylase alpha subunit~InterPro IPR005481:IPR005479:IPR005482~KEGG: aar:Acear_1743 biotin carboxylase ;acetyl-CoA carboxylase carboxyltransferase subunit alpha~PFAM: Carbamoyl-phosphate synthetase, large subunit, ATP-binding; Carbamoyl-phosphate synthase, large subunit, N-terminal; Biotin carboxylase, C-terminal~PRIAM: Pyruvate carboxylase~SMART: Biotin carboxylase, C-terminal~SPTR: Acetyl-CoA carboxylase, biotin carboxylase;~IMG reference gene:2504107447~PFAM: Carbamoyl-phosphate synthase L chain, ATP binding domain; Biotin carboxylase C-terminal domain; Carbamoyl-phosphate synthase L chain, N-terminal domain~TIGRFAM: acetyl-CoA carboxylase, biotin carboxylase subunit): protein MKTKNIKSILIANRGEIAIRIAKTAKKMGIKAVGIRTVKEPEAHYLTFMDLVLDFPEREFNNIAEFLDIENLVGLARDNNIDAIHPGYGYLSENPQFAVRCIEEGVIFIGPTPKVIKDMGDKVVAKEIAAKGNVPMLTGSEGAIHTLEEVVTVAKKVGYPLIIKACTGGGGRGMRIVHRQSELKQMYIAASSEAAIAFNNSAVFIEKYLENPRHIEVQIVADTHGNVVHLGERECSIQRKHQKLLEEAPSSILDDNLRKKITDAAISLAKEAGYSSLGTVEFLLDKKMNFYFMEMNTRVQVEHPVTEMITNLDLIELQIRIANGEELPITQKDVKLNGSAIECRINAEDPQSGFSPCLGVIKALRLPTGEGVRVDSGVVVGSEISLYFDSMIAKLIVHAKDRETAIANTLKALDKFIIRGVKTTIPFDKAVLNNEKFVSGNFDTSFIENDMDSMVHREKDEELVAALYIENHYRRQNDPQENVNPGLDLWKLKGKMNNI from the coding sequence ATCTATACTGATTGCCAATCGTGGTGAAATAGCCATCCGAATAGCAAAAACAGCCAAGAAGATGGGTATTAAAGCTGTGGGAATACGTACGGTAAAGGAACCCGAAGCTCATTACCTTACTTTCATGGATCTTGTTTTAGACTTTCCCGAGAGAGAATTTAATAATATTGCAGAGTTTCTAGATATCGAAAATCTGGTAGGTTTGGCTAGAGATAATAATATTGATGCCATACACCCTGGTTATGGATATTTATCTGAAAATCCCCAATTTGCAGTTCGCTGTATTGAGGAGGGTGTTATCTTTATCGGTCCCACTCCCAAGGTGATAAAAGATATGGGAGATAAGGTGGTTGCCAAGGAGATTGCTGCCAAAGGAAATGTACCCATGCTTACAGGTAGTGAGGGCGCTATACATACACTTGAAGAGGTGGTAACTGTAGCCAAAAAAGTGGGCTATCCACTGATTATCAAGGCTTGTACGGGTGGGGGTGGACGAGGTATGCGTATTGTGCACCGTCAATCCGAACTAAAGCAAATGTACATTGCTGCTTCCTCCGAAGCTGCGATTGCCTTTAATAACTCAGCTGTTTTTATCGAAAAATACCTAGAAAACCCTCGACATATTGAAGTTCAAATAGTAGCCGATACTCATGGAAATGTAGTTCACTTGGGAGAAAGAGAATGTTCGATACAGCGTAAGCATCAAAAATTACTCGAAGAAGCTCCATCAAGTATTTTGGATGATAACCTCCGAAAGAAAATCACCGATGCAGCTATTTCTCTCGCTAAAGAAGCTGGGTATAGCAGTTTGGGTACAGTAGAATTCTTGCTCGATAAAAAGATGAATTTCTATTTTATGGAGATGAATACTCGTGTGCAAGTGGAGCACCCCGTAACCGAGATGATTACCAATCTCGACCTGATTGAACTGCAAATACGTATTGCCAATGGTGAAGAGCTTCCCATCACACAAAAAGATGTGAAGTTGAATGGCTCTGCTATCGAATGCCGTATCAATGCAGAAGATCCACAGTCTGGCTTTTCTCCTTGTTTGGGTGTAATAAAAGCCTTGCGTTTGCCTACTGGAGAAGGTGTGCGAGTAGATTCTGGCGTCGTTGTGGGCTCAGAAATCAGTCTGTATTTCGACTCTATGATTGCTAAATTAATAGTGCATGCTAAAGATCGTGAAACGGCTATTGCCAATACGTTAAAGGCTTTGGATAAATTTATTATCCGTGGAGTAAAAACTACCATTCCTTTTGATAAAGCAGTACTGAACAATGAGAAGTTTGTAAGTGGAAACTTCGATACTTCTTTTATTGAAAATGATATGGACTCTATGGTGCATCGTGAAAAAGATGAAGAATTGGTGGCAGCTCTTTATATCGAAAATCACTATAGAAGGCAGAATGACCCTCAAGAAAATGTAAACCCAGGTTTAGACTTGTGGAAGTTGAAGGGTAAAATGAATAATATTTAA